One genomic region from Pyxicephalus adspersus chromosome 1, UCB_Pads_2.0, whole genome shotgun sequence encodes:
- the BLOC1S1 gene encoding biogenesis of lysosome-related organelles complex 1 subunit 1, producing MLTRLLKEHQAKQNERKELQEKRRKEAIAAATTLTEALVDHLNVGVAQAYVNQRKLDHEVKTLQIQAAQFAKQTTQWIGLVENFNQALKEIGDVENWARSIEKDMRIIATALEYVYKGQLQPTAS from the exons ATGCTCACCCGGCTGCTCAAGGAACACCAGGCTAAACAAAATGAGCGGAAGGAGCTGCAAG aaaaaagaaggaaggaagctATTGCAGCAGCTACAACACTTACAGAAGCTTTGGTGGACCATCTAAATGTAGG cgTGGCACAGGCATATGTTAACCAAAGGAAGCTGGACCACGAAGTGAAAACCCTGCAAATACAGGCTGCACAGTTTGCAAAACAGACAACACAGTGGATTGGTCTGGTGGAAAACTTTAACCAGGCTCTGAAG GAGATTGGCGATGTGGAGAATTGGGCCCGAAGCATTGAAAAGGACATGAGGATCATTGCTACTGCTTTGGAATATGTGTATAAAGGCCAACTGCAGCCCACTGCCTCTTGA